From the Candidatus Dormiibacterota bacterium genome, one window contains:
- a CDS encoding efflux RND transporter periplasmic adaptor subunit gives MRNSVIAAALAGGVLISGCASHGPDTSAEQSIPVSVAIARTASFSSPIELSGTLSAVSNATVGAASAGRIVSVSVRVGDRVSAGTVLAQVDTSQYGAQLVGARAGAAAASDSQRAAQAQVAQAQSRLQLAQTTAGRMSSLYAQGAISKQQQDETQASLAAARAGVAQAQAGLGAAASMAAQAQAGVMAASVPLQNATITAPFSGVVTSKFVEPGSVVGPGSPVATVQDTHDLELDVAVPEDNAASLVPGASVAVHVDALGGAQVPATVRAVVPSDNAALRSATVRIAVASRAGLLPGMFARVSVPGSTHRGVSVPFAAMVTRAGQAGVFAVVSDRATFMPVQPGVVNGTSVEVSGLRAGARVAVTNIAQLTDGARVTVSP, from the coding sequence ATGCGTAACAGCGTGATCGCCGCAGCCTTGGCAGGCGGGGTGTTGATCTCCGGCTGCGCGTCCCACGGCCCCGATACTTCGGCCGAACAGAGCATTCCGGTTTCCGTCGCGATCGCTCGCACGGCTTCTTTTTCATCGCCGATCGAACTGTCGGGGACGCTCAGCGCCGTCAGCAATGCCACGGTCGGCGCGGCATCGGCCGGGCGCATCGTGTCGGTCTCCGTTCGCGTGGGCGATCGCGTTAGCGCCGGAACGGTGCTGGCGCAGGTCGATACCTCACAATACGGCGCGCAATTAGTCGGCGCGCGTGCCGGAGCCGCGGCCGCCTCGGATAGCCAACGGGCCGCCCAAGCCCAGGTAGCGCAGGCGCAAAGCCGCCTCCAACTCGCCCAGACGACGGCCGGCCGTATGTCCTCGCTCTACGCGCAGGGCGCCATTTCCAAGCAGCAGCAGGACGAAACGCAGGCGAGCTTAGCAGCCGCGCGCGCCGGAGTCGCGCAGGCCCAAGCCGGCCTCGGCGCAGCCGCAAGCATGGCGGCCCAAGCGCAAGCCGGCGTCATGGCCGCGAGCGTGCCGCTACAAAACGCTACGATTACCGCCCCGTTTTCAGGGGTCGTTACTTCAAAATTCGTCGAACCCGGCTCGGTAGTCGGGCCCGGTAGCCCGGTTGCGACCGTGCAAGACACCCACGATCTCGAGTTGGATGTCGCCGTCCCCGAGGACAATGCGGCATCGCTCGTGCCCGGAGCGAGCGTCGCCGTGCACGTCGACGCATTGGGCGGGGCGCAAGTCCCCGCAACGGTGCGCGCCGTCGTCCCGTCCGATAACGCAGCGTTGCGTTCTGCGACGGTGCGCATCGCCGTCGCATCGCGCGCGGGGCTGTTGCCCGGAATGTTCGCACGCGTCTCGGTTCCCGGTAGCACGCATCGCGGCGTGAGCGTGCCGTTCGCGGCCATGGTGACGCGCGCCGGGCAAGCCGGCGTCTTCGCGGTCGTATCGGATCGCGCCACGTTCATGCCGGTGCAGCCCGGGGTCGTGAACGGTACGTCCGTCGAAGTGAGCGGCCTGCGCGCCGGCGCGCGCGTCGCCGTGACCAATATCGCGCAACTCACCGATGGCGCACGCGTTACGGTGTCGCCTTAA
- a CDS encoding metal-sensitive transcriptional regulator — protein MQSEGRLDIDPETTQAILARLRRVEGQVRAIARMIEQGRDCHSIAQQMGAAKSALERATVQLMASSLVQCIRPNKDGEFDQKEVARLTDTFVKILG, from the coding sequence GTGCAGAGTGAGGGAAGGCTCGACATCGACCCCGAGACGACCCAGGCGATTTTGGCGCGTTTACGGCGCGTCGAGGGCCAAGTGCGGGCGATCGCCCGGATGATCGAGCAAGGGCGCGATTGCCACTCGATCGCGCAACAAATGGGCGCCGCAAAGTCGGCGCTGGAACGCGCGACCGTGCAGTTGATGGCTTCGAGTTTAGTTCAATGCATTCGGCCGAACAAAGACGGCGAGTTCGACCAAAAAGAGGTCGCCCGGCTTACCGATACGTTCGTAAAGATTTTGGGCTAA
- a CDS encoding DUF2892 domain-containing protein, producing the protein MSAVNPLLCPAKDRGWRVEAAVRGVAGTIVLASAALALLDRRWLWLTAFVGVNLLQSSLTGWCLMSNFLAMFGVGGTKRNA; encoded by the coding sequence ATGAGTGCCGTTAATCCATTACTCTGCCCGGCCAAAGACCGCGGGTGGAGAGTCGAAGCCGCGGTTCGCGGCGTTGCCGGAACCATCGTGCTCGCCAGCGCGGCGCTCGCACTCCTGGATCGGCGCTGGTTGTGGCTCACGGCGTTCGTGGGAGTCAACCTGCTGCAGTCGTCCTTGACCGGCTGGTGTCTGATGTCCAATTTTCTGGCGATGTTCGGCGTCGGGGGCACCAAGCGCAATGCGTAA
- a CDS encoding Crp/Fnr family transcriptional regulator — protein sequence MTTIAIASLDERELLGVCDDLTPLRPVTFSSSKDTSWLREVLEARRPGSFMVTLKKWSDDQWFAEVTRVLPMPHDDAIVATLRSVPAFRALAEGSLHTIAQASKVQVARRGKTVIRKNAAWPYVGLVIEGTLANAAGDTGRDRFYYSIAPRELFALVPFLDDGATMGRTIVLSKSAKFLAIPREVLREQARQHPELLFSLAALCAQRLRIVTDALFAQATEPVTNRIASFFLQHATPTAGMAIALPPLQTMTQSQIAAAVGTVKEVAARAIARLEEAGGVRRERGHVRYLDRSILETFALARDDQRVYASTV from the coding sequence ATGACCACAATTGCGATCGCCTCGCTCGACGAGCGAGAACTCCTGGGCGTCTGCGACGATCTCACCCCGCTTCGGCCGGTGACCTTCTCGAGCTCGAAGGATACGAGTTGGCTTCGCGAGGTTCTGGAGGCCCGGCGTCCCGGCTCGTTCATGGTTACGCTCAAAAAATGGTCGGACGACCAGTGGTTTGCCGAGGTCACGCGCGTGCTCCCGATGCCGCACGACGACGCGATCGTCGCAACGCTGCGCAGCGTCCCCGCGTTTCGCGCTTTAGCCGAGGGCTCGCTTCACACCATCGCGCAGGCGTCTAAAGTACAGGTTGCGCGCCGCGGTAAAACCGTTATCCGAAAGAATGCGGCGTGGCCGTACGTCGGATTGGTCATCGAGGGCACGCTTGCAAACGCTGCGGGAGATACGGGGCGCGACCGCTTCTACTACAGTATCGCTCCGCGCGAACTCTTCGCGCTGGTCCCATTTCTGGACGACGGCGCCACGATGGGGCGTACGATCGTCTTATCGAAGAGCGCCAAATTTCTTGCGATACCCCGTGAAGTATTGCGCGAGCAGGCACGGCAACATCCCGAGCTGCTCTTTTCGCTCGCCGCGCTCTGCGCGCAACGGCTGCGCATCGTCACCGATGCGCTCTTCGCCCAGGCAACCGAACCCGTTACCAACCGCATCGCGTCGTTTTTCTTGCAGCACGCAACGCCCACGGCCGGAATGGCCATCGCGCTACCGCCCCTGCAAACGATGACGCAATCGCAAATCGCCGCCGCGGTCGGAACGGTAAAGGAAGTTGCGGCCAGAGCTATCGCGCGGCTCGAAGAAGCCGGCGGCGTCCGCCGCGAACGCGGCCACGTGCGCTACCTCGATCGCTCGATCCTCGAAACCTTCGCGCTCGCGCGCGACGATCAACGGGTATACGCGTCGACGGTTTAG